A part of Myxococcus landrumus genomic DNA contains:
- the truD gene encoding tRNA pseudouridine(13) synthase TruD — protein MRIKQKPEDFSVKESYRFDEVSGGRFRVYLMDKQKLSTFDAVTRLRDAFGLRPGAISYCGLKDKQGRTEQLIAVDGADVDMQEPDLRLKYLGRTNKALSSANITSNRFSVTVRSLGPESLGPLNVAAAEVNRLGVVNYFDSQRFGSLKHGQGFIAKDLIRGDFEAALHNFLAKPSDLDRSEDAKVKAFWRDNWGKWDSRVPFEGTKKYHRVLRSLREEPKDFTRAFLQIDADYRAMQLFTYQSYLWNEGVRRYLQILLPRESLFPMRYQAGTLLFHRDADPETLRVLRDATFPLLAPDSHFTDPKVEEAVRWVLGREKLQLSDLTIPGAERMLFFKHEERPVLSFPHKLVIGRAQPDELNRGHIKSNVAFTLPPGAYATLVVKRLFHFEYAEDTPEEIRASQRPKLVELEQAEAAPSSRRGPPVRESRTSTRDSRAPQREGRAPQREGRAPPRETRGSARDGAERAPASKTSTRATASKAPAKVALKVEVQVEEKAPAVPLGFREKQRQRKAAREVARAETAAKRPKSRKK, from the coding sequence GTGCGAATCAAACAGAAGCCCGAAGACTTCAGCGTCAAGGAATCCTACCGGTTCGATGAAGTCTCCGGGGGGCGCTTCCGCGTCTACCTCATGGACAAGCAGAAGCTGTCCACGTTCGACGCGGTGACCCGCCTGCGCGACGCCTTTGGCCTGCGGCCGGGCGCCATCAGCTACTGCGGCCTGAAGGACAAGCAGGGCCGCACCGAGCAGCTCATCGCCGTGGACGGCGCCGACGTGGACATGCAGGAGCCCGACCTGCGCCTGAAGTACCTGGGCCGGACGAACAAGGCCCTGTCCTCGGCCAACATCACGTCCAACCGCTTCTCCGTGACGGTCCGGTCCCTGGGCCCGGAGTCCCTGGGCCCCCTCAACGTGGCCGCCGCCGAGGTCAACCGCCTGGGCGTGGTCAACTACTTCGACAGCCAGCGCTTCGGCTCGCTCAAGCACGGCCAGGGCTTCATCGCCAAGGACCTCATCCGGGGCGACTTCGAGGCCGCGCTGCACAACTTCCTGGCCAAGCCGTCGGACCTGGACCGCTCCGAGGACGCCAAGGTGAAGGCCTTCTGGCGCGACAACTGGGGCAAGTGGGACTCGCGCGTCCCCTTCGAGGGCACCAAGAAGTACCACCGCGTCCTGCGCTCGCTGCGCGAGGAGCCCAAGGACTTCACCCGCGCCTTCCTGCAGATCGACGCGGACTACCGCGCCATGCAGTTGTTCACGTACCAGAGCTACCTCTGGAACGAGGGCGTCCGGCGCTACCTCCAAATCCTCCTGCCGCGCGAGTCGCTGTTCCCCATGCGCTATCAGGCCGGCACGCTGCTGTTCCACCGCGACGCGGACCCGGAGACGCTGCGCGTGCTGCGCGACGCCACCTTCCCCCTGCTCGCGCCGGACAGCCACTTCACCGACCCGAAGGTGGAGGAGGCCGTGCGCTGGGTGCTGGGCCGCGAGAAGCTCCAGCTCTCCGACCTGACCATCCCCGGAGCGGAGCGCATGCTCTTCTTCAAGCACGAGGAGCGGCCCGTCCTCTCCTTCCCGCACAAGCTGGTCATCGGCCGCGCGCAGCCCGACGAGCTCAACCGGGGCCACATCAAGTCCAACGTCGCCTTCACCCTGCCGCCGGGCGCGTACGCCACCCTGGTCGTCAAGCGGCTGTTCCACTTCGAGTACGCCGAGGACACCCCCGAGGAGATTCGCGCCTCGCAGCGGCCCAAGCTCGTGGAGCTGGAGCAGGCCGAGGCGGCCCCGTCGAGCCGCCGCGGTCCCCCGGTCCGCGAGAGCCGGACCAGCACGCGCGACAGCCGCGCCCCCCAGCGTGAAGGCCGTGCGCCCCAGCGTGAAGGCCGCGCGCCCCCGCGCGAAACCCGTGGCAGCGCGCGCGATGGCGCCGAGCGGGCTCCGGCCTCCAAGACCTCCACCCGGGCCACCGCCTCCAAGGCTCCCGCCAAGGTCGCCCTCAAGGTGGAGGTGCAGGTGGAGGAGAAGGCCCCCGCCGTCCCGCTGGGATTCCGTGAAAAGCAGCGTCAGCGCAAGGCCGCCCGCGAGGTCGCCCGGGCCGAGACGGCCGCCAAGCGCCCGAAATCACGAAAGAAATAA
- a CDS encoding RNA polymerase sigma factor has translation MADDAVQLPWKADVQAARRGDPSAFETLVRSVQRQVYGLALRLLQSEAEAAEVSQEALLRAYQNLHRYDDSRPFDLWVLAITRNLCLDLLRRRTKVRTEELEPMKEVLPSGEASQEEGAIAREERQSLEDAMATLSVDDREVLALYYVQKRTTKEIAQILGCAPGTIMARLFRAREKLRKKMTTTEEASR, from the coding sequence ATGGCAGATGACGCCGTCCAGCTCCCCTGGAAGGCCGACGTCCAGGCGGCCCGCCGGGGTGACCCTTCAGCCTTCGAGACCCTGGTGCGCAGCGTGCAGCGCCAGGTGTACGGCCTCGCGCTCCGCCTGCTCCAGAGCGAGGCCGAGGCCGCCGAGGTCTCTCAGGAGGCCTTGCTGCGCGCGTACCAGAACCTCCACCGGTACGACGACTCGCGCCCCTTCGACTTGTGGGTGTTGGCCATCACCCGCAACCTCTGCCTGGACCTGCTCCGGCGCCGCACCAAGGTGCGCACCGAGGAGCTGGAGCCCATGAAGGAGGTCCTCCCCAGCGGCGAGGCGTCGCAGGAGGAAGGCGCCATCGCCCGCGAGGAGCGCCAGTCGCTCGAGGACGCCATGGCCACGCTCTCCGTCGACGACCGTGAAGTCCTCGCGCTCTACTACGTCCAGAAGCGTACGACGAAGGAGATCGCGCAGATCCTCGGCTGTGCTCCTGGCACCATCATGGCCCGGCTCTTCAGGGCGCGGGAGAAGCTGCGAAAGAAGATGACCACGACAGAGGAGGCCTCCCGATGA
- a CDS encoding polymer-forming cytoskeletal protein: MKISPRFLIPALLMGAPLSLAEPAQAPQSQTAPAAKSIDVSFRGSLRDALKTIANKGGLNLVVTGDLDVPAEVHLRGVTAEQALRTVARAYSLRLENDGAITTLRPMTPHEKEAQAQELSAPTSPAATPAAPASPAPPAPPEPPKSASETGEDVDALVNDALNGVDLESMHEVREQIREKLNQTRDEIKRSRRSGGRNVVARGQSLEVKEDQFVQSAVVYGGNLVVKGSVENDAVAFGGNLIIHGHVSGDAHAFGGNVILKNGASVEGDVSSFGGNVEREDETHVEGSINTFGGANIGRIVAGELKESLKEGLKESRNPRVERDHSSDDDDNDSGGGLASLILTFAVLFGLGFLGQMFVPNRMKLLGDEIRARPLQSGLTGLFGMLAMIPLTVVLCVTIIGIPAAVLLWMAAPLAVALGFAAVASEVGARIPVMRGRKTQAIVLALGLLVTLVVGSMPVIGIIISALVALVGLGAVIRTRFGYRPRGTGIPEPIHPHTEQPI; the protein is encoded by the coding sequence ATGAAGATCTCCCCTCGCTTCCTCATCCCCGCGTTGCTCATGGGCGCCCCCCTCTCGCTCGCCGAGCCCGCCCAGGCCCCCCAGTCCCAGACGGCCCCCGCCGCGAAGAGCATCGACGTCAGCTTCCGCGGCAGCCTGCGCGACGCGCTCAAGACCATCGCCAACAAGGGCGGACTGAACCTCGTCGTCACCGGCGACCTGGATGTCCCCGCGGAAGTGCACCTGCGCGGTGTCACCGCCGAGCAGGCCCTGCGCACCGTGGCCCGCGCCTACTCGCTGCGCCTGGAGAACGACGGAGCCATCACCACCCTCCGGCCGATGACGCCTCACGAGAAGGAGGCCCAGGCGCAGGAGCTGTCCGCCCCGACGAGCCCCGCCGCCACGCCCGCGGCTCCCGCCTCGCCGGCCCCGCCCGCGCCTCCCGAGCCGCCCAAGTCCGCCAGCGAGACGGGCGAGGACGTGGATGCCCTGGTCAACGACGCGCTCAACGGCGTGGACCTGGAGTCGATGCACGAGGTGCGCGAGCAGATCCGCGAGAAGCTCAACCAGACGCGGGATGAGATCAAGCGCTCGCGCCGCTCCGGTGGGCGCAACGTGGTGGCGCGCGGCCAGTCGCTCGAGGTGAAGGAGGACCAGTTCGTCCAGAGCGCCGTGGTGTACGGCGGCAACCTGGTGGTGAAGGGCAGCGTGGAGAACGACGCGGTGGCCTTCGGCGGCAACCTCATCATCCACGGCCACGTGTCCGGCGACGCGCACGCCTTCGGCGGCAACGTCATCCTCAAGAACGGCGCCAGCGTGGAAGGCGACGTGTCGTCCTTCGGCGGCAACGTCGAGCGCGAGGACGAGACCCACGTCGAGGGCAGCATCAACACGTTTGGCGGCGCGAACATCGGCCGCATCGTCGCGGGTGAGCTCAAGGAGAGCCTCAAGGAGGGCTTGAAGGAGTCGCGCAATCCCCGCGTCGAGCGCGACCACTCCTCGGACGACGACGACAACGACAGCGGCGGGGGCCTGGCGTCCCTCATCCTCACCTTCGCGGTGCTCTTCGGCCTGGGCTTCCTGGGGCAGATGTTCGTCCCCAACCGGATGAAGCTCCTGGGCGATGAGATTCGCGCCCGGCCCCTGCAGAGCGGGCTCACCGGCCTGTTCGGAATGCTGGCGATGATTCCCCTGACGGTGGTGCTGTGCGTCACCATCATCGGAATCCCCGCGGCTGTCCTGCTGTGGATGGCCGCCCCCCTGGCCGTGGCCCTGGGCTTCGCGGCGGTGGCGAGCGAGGTGGGTGCCCGCATCCCGGTGATGCGCGGTCGGAAGACGCAGGCCATCGTGCTGGCGCTCGGTCTGCTGGTCACGCTGGTGGTGGGCAGCATGCCGGTCATCGGCATCATCATCTCCGCGCTCGTGGCCCTGGTCGGACTGGGCGCCGTCATCCGCACCCGCTTCGGTTACCGGCCGCGCGGCACGGGCATCCCGGAGCCCATCCACCCGCACACCGAGCAGCCCATCTGA
- a CDS encoding 2Fe-2S iron-sulfur cluster-binding protein, with protein MRRLPDASLRGRAITVDLEGESIPAIEGEPVACSLVAAGEPMLARSVKYHRPRGPFCFAAACSQCLMRVDGLPNVYTCRTPAREGMKLERQNAFPSAKVDVFETIDWFFPKGLDHHEMFAGVPVAETVMAKVARQLAGLGLLPKEEAPVPPPARTLRTRVAVVGAGAAGLAASRELTASGIPFLLFEREDHLGGRLAHGAPEKDAPAITDAGSLAKDSVFTRATALGLYDDEDGRYLAVGAWEPGGVRLLKVYAERFLLTPGGHPPTIPFENNDLPGVYAGRAASLLLRQYAVAPEVAALVGWGDELYGLARLLEEHGVKVAVVVDLQGSPPSGGHPLATRGSEPKAHGLRHVSAFSFSTSDGSRRKVDCDAVLVSVPVSPSFELARQGGAKVSFDAGRGLFRVEADAQGRTEAQDVYVAGDVTGGGNARQAAEAGQRAARALVGGLS; from the coding sequence ATGCGACGCCTCCCAGATGCCTCGTTGCGCGGCAGGGCCATCACCGTGGACCTCGAGGGCGAGAGCATCCCCGCCATCGAAGGCGAGCCGGTGGCGTGCTCTCTCGTCGCCGCGGGCGAGCCCATGCTTGCCCGTTCCGTGAAGTACCACCGCCCTCGCGGGCCCTTCTGTTTCGCCGCCGCGTGTTCGCAGTGTCTGATGAGGGTGGATGGCCTGCCCAACGTCTACACCTGCCGCACCCCCGCGCGGGAAGGCATGAAGCTGGAGCGGCAGAACGCCTTCCCCTCCGCGAAGGTGGATGTGTTCGAGACCATCGACTGGTTCTTCCCCAAGGGGCTGGACCACCACGAGATGTTCGCGGGAGTCCCCGTCGCTGAGACGGTGATGGCCAAGGTCGCGCGCCAGCTCGCCGGCCTGGGCCTCCTGCCCAAGGAAGAAGCCCCTGTTCCTCCCCCTGCCCGCACGCTGCGCACCCGCGTGGCGGTGGTGGGCGCCGGCGCCGCGGGACTCGCCGCCTCGCGGGAGCTGACCGCGAGCGGCATCCCCTTCCTCCTGTTCGAGCGCGAGGACCACCTGGGTGGCCGGCTGGCCCATGGCGCTCCGGAGAAGGACGCTCCAGCCATCACGGACGCAGGTTCGCTCGCGAAGGACAGCGTCTTCACGCGCGCCACCGCGCTGGGCCTGTACGACGACGAGGACGGCCGCTACCTCGCGGTGGGGGCATGGGAGCCCGGCGGCGTGCGCCTCTTGAAGGTCTACGCGGAGCGCTTCCTGCTGACCCCGGGGGGCCACCCGCCCACCATTCCATTCGAGAACAACGACCTGCCCGGCGTCTACGCGGGCCGCGCGGCCAGCCTGCTGCTGCGGCAGTACGCCGTGGCCCCGGAGGTCGCAGCGCTCGTGGGCTGGGGCGATGAGCTGTACGGGCTGGCCCGCCTGCTGGAAGAGCACGGCGTGAAGGTGGCCGTGGTGGTGGACCTCCAGGGTTCACCGCCTTCGGGTGGACATCCGCTGGCGACGCGGGGCTCCGAGCCCAAGGCCCATGGCCTGCGGCACGTGAGCGCCTTCAGCTTCAGCACCTCCGACGGAAGCCGGCGGAAGGTGGACTGCGACGCGGTGCTGGTGTCCGTGCCGGTGAGCCCCAGCTTCGAGCTGGCGCGCCAGGGCGGAGCGAAGGTGTCGTTCGACGCGGGGCGAGGGTTGTTCCGGGTGGAGGCGGACGCGCAGGGCCGCACCGAGGCGCAGGACGTGTACGTCGCGGGGGATGTCACGGGTGGAGGCAACGCCCGGCAGGCCGCCGAGGCGGGACAGCGCGCGGCGCGGGCGCTGGTGGGAGGACTGTCATGA